From Syngnathus typhle isolate RoL2023-S1 ecotype Sweden linkage group LG5, RoL_Styp_1.0, whole genome shotgun sequence:
AGATGGACTCCTGAGCCCGCCTGTACTCTTGGTACTCCTGCCGGAGAGCGTTGAAACGCGCCTCGCTAAGGGATTGGTGGTACTGGCTGCAAGGTGTGTCGGAAACAGTTGGGCAGGCTGGGGGAGACGTGCCTGAGGGAGGGCATGGGGGGACAggaaatgcatggatggatgtcaTGGGAAAAAGCTCACAATCATCACAACACTTAGGGAGCAAGCACATGCAGCACCATCACGTTCAACGTCAGCCGCAGTGcgacatgcaacaacaaaatcaCACATCAAGAAAGTGACATCACCTTTGTGTCTTTGGTCCTGGAGGCCAGCAGGTTGATCGCACACAAGCCTCCCTCTGCTTGTCTGGAAATTTGCTTGTGACTGATCAAACCTTAAGGCCTCCAGGACTTCAGAGTCCACACATGCGTCAGCAGAATCCCACTCATAACTTTCATCTACTGACGTGTTCCTTCTACTGGAatacacaaaagcaaaaagtcAGGATGATACACAGGAAGTGAGACCAAAAATAAATAGCGTTATTTTGGCAACGACACTCAATCCCTCCACCATGAGAAAAGTCCTCTTTGTTGTCTATTTCCTGGCGAGGTAATGTTTCACCTTTTCGATCTCCTCTCAGGTGGATCCAGCTCAGCTCTGTGCCGCTCACTCTCCTCTGTGGTTTCGGGGGAGCTGAGCAGTGTGGGAGTGATGGACATTGACTGGCGGAAGAGACCGGCGCTCCCCCTCCCACTGCTCTGACTGGCATAACTGGCCCTTCCTCCTTCTCTGACCTCTCGGGGCTCTGTCTCGCCCGCCCGCCTTATTGTTCTGTCTACAAGTCGGTAACTGTCAGCCTCCCTCTGAGGGAAAGGCATGGAGTAGGGGGAGGGCCAGCTGATGCCTCTGGGCAGGTAGGACCTTGGGGGGCCCATTCTGGGGTCCATCTGACTCATGCTCTCTGGTCTGGGTACTGGCCAGGGGTGGTGAGTGGGAACTGGGACGCTGGCGGGCATGGGGAAATACTTGTACTGAGCAGTTCTCAGCCGATCTGGATAAGACGGGGACCATCTTGAGGAATCAGGAAAAACTGTCGCTTGCCGTCGTGGATCGCAGTGCTCCGACATTGGGGGGACTGGGCTTTCTCTGGGTGGGTACATGTTTGGGGTAAAGTAAGAGGGACTTGATCTTGGCGCACATCGGGGCCTCTCCAAGCTTCCCATGGTGGGACGCCTGAGAGGGATGTACTCTCTCCACGAAGGACCTGGCCTGAGAAAGGAAGATGGAGTACGACCTAAACTGTAAGACTTGACTCTGACGTCTGGATTTGGGAATTCATCCCAGTAACATTTCTCAGAGATGTATGGCCTTGGGGTCTCAAAGTGCTCCCACCTCGGGGAGCCAAAACTGATAGACTTCTTAAGGAAAGGTTGGGGGGGTCCCATACTGGAGAGTGTTCTACAAGGGCCCACGCTCAAGGATTTCTTCAAAAATGGCACCGGGGCTTGATTTATTCGTAGTGCAATGTTATTGGTCCTATTTCCCGGAGAACCTTGTCTCTGGGGTTGCTCAGATAAAGACTCAGTACTGTCCACAAAACTCGGAGAATGTTTTGACACGATGTCCACCATGCCTTTTGCGGCACTGAGCAAAGTATGAGCTGGTCTGGAACCCAGTCTTGACTCACTGGGTTTGGTCTCAGCTCGAATCTGTGTTTTTTCATTGTATAGTTGTTTGCTAGTTTTTTCTGGAGCAGGTGACCGTGGTATTATGTCATCTGGAAACCTTACCCGATGTAGATTCTCCCTTGCTTCAACCTGAGCCCTAGACCTTCGTTTTTCTGGCAAAAGTGATTGTTCAAAGCAACccttcattttatttgaatcaATTTCTTGGACATGAACTTCCCAGTTTTTAGGGACAACATCAGGCTTAGCCACTGTGGTTTGTACAGATTTCTGGTCCAAACATTGTCCAGCAGTATTTGTAGCTTCAGCCTGTTCCACGGGTTCATCTACACTCATCTCTATAAAACCTGGGAGGCTCAGATATTCCAGAATTGCACTCGTCTGCAGTGACGACATTTTAGGAGGGGATGCAGCTGGCTTGGTCTTGAATGACCCCGACATGCCTGGGACAGAAAATTGGGATCGATcgctttcagcttcttctacGAGAGTCAACGTAGACATCGGGCTGGGACTATCAGAGAACAAACATTTTTCACTCCTTCTGGAGCGTGCTCGGACACCTTCTGGTTCTGATCCCAAACTGTGACGGACATTGCAGCCTTTGTGTTTATCGCCTTTACCATTTGCTTTAACCTGATGCTCATAAGTTGAGGTAGGGCTACTTGAGGGACCGGGATCTTTTGCGGCTCCATATGATGATGAAACAGTAAAAGCTGGACTCGCAGACCGCTTACTGTAGACTAAAGGACTCAGAGAAGCTGGATTCCAATTCCGAGTTCCATAAGCATATGAATTCCTAGAGCGGGAAGTGGCACCGCTGACACTAGTTTCCTGGAGGCCTTCTGTCATGGACTTACTACTCAGATCTAAATCTCTGTGAGGGCTCAGCGACTTGGCTCTGGGCGACGTGGCTAAGCATCGAACTGTGGCGTTTTCAATGGTCACCTCTGTGGAAGGCACAGGAAGGGAAGTGTTCTGAGTCACCGGAGAATGAAGGGACTCTGTAGGTTCTGCACACAAATGAGCATGCTGTAGCTGCTGTAATACTGCCGATGGGGTCGCCCAGTGGCTCTTTGCCGGAACAAGGTTCGTTACGGCGGTAACAGGGCTAATGTTCCACTCAATGTGAGATGTAGGAACTCGGTCCGTGGGACTACTGGTGCTCCCAAAGTAACACGCCCTTCGATAGTCTGCGACCCGACTTGTGTGTCCTGAGGGCTTGTGTTTTTGACGAAGCGTAACATCTTGTAGTTTCCAGACAGGTTCTTCATCTGACTGGGATACGCTACATTTTGGGCTCTCTTTCCCATCATCTTGGTTTCTGTGATTGCTGGTGTAGCGTTGGAGCTCACGCTCCATTTCCTCCCTCTCCTTGGCCAGTTGGATGCACTTTTGGATGTTATCGCTCTCCAGTTCACTGTCAAGTTGTGTGATAAGTGTGCTGTCATCGGTAAGGTGACTGGCCATTTGTCGATAGCCTGGGGTCAGTGGACAGTCTGCCTCGCTATCCAAAATATAGGTTCTTCTTGATAAAATGGGGAAAAGGTCTTCAGTACGGGCTGGCTTGCGATGCCTTTTCATTGAgtcacttgtttttttctcactgttgTCTGAATAGAAACTTGCTCTTTCCAGGAGGTTCTCGGAACCATGTTCATCATCAGAGTAAAAACAGCCATGACGGGAGAAGTTCCGAGCAATGGCCCGTACTCTTCCAGGGGAGGAGGGAGACCTACTGATCTCCAGGACATCCACAGTAGGTGGCGAACCCTTGTCGGAACTCAGGATGCTTGATTTTGGGGAGTCTCGAAACGATGTCCGGTTGCTTCCTGAGCCACTTGCGCCGCCATTGCTTTGCAAGATATCCTTGAGATTTTTCTTATTGGTGGGACTGGAACTCTCTATCAGAGGCTGGATTATGAAACGTCCATCTGGGCCTCTGTGAATTGACTCCAAAGATGTTGGGGAAGGAGCCTGGGACCCCAGGTGGCTCTCAAAGAGTGTGTAATGCGGTGGTGGAGATGAGTTGGCCAAAAGTTGCTTGCGCTGGTCTTGGTATTCTCCTCGACTGCCTTTATCGAACGAGGAGCGATCATAATGTGAGGAGGAAGTGGGGAAGAAGGGAATAGGTGGACACAGTTTCAGCTTCAAGACACTGTCTGGGCTGCGGGGTGGAGAGCGAGttctgagaggggaaaaaagaaagaataatcATGAAAAATACAGAAATGTAGAACTTAAATCAAATGAGTAAAACATGGGAAATGTAATTtagatctctttgtgtgtcttgacaataaagcagactttgactttgaaacatTACGATGCATTGGCAGTTTTCTTTTCCATCGCCACGataatattttattactatACATTAAGTCAGTTGGGACACTTACTCAGAAGATGGACTCTTCTGGAAAGCCGATGGGACATCTACGAGAAGGAcaacatgataaaaaaaatgctttccaCTAAACAATATCAATATATTAGTGTATTGCTCATGTTTTACCTTGTTGTCTCTT
This genomic window contains:
- the igsf9b gene encoding uncharacterized protein igsf9b isoform X4, whose product is MFTILKDAGNYTCVPTNGILTPPSASAHLKVKHPARVVRMPRETYLPSGMEGVIVCPVQADPPVLYVNWTKDGNNLNLDNFPGWMVNSEGSVFIATANDNAVGMYSCTAYNSYGTMGQSEPTKVIVQDPPAFQVPPRPEYLQEVGRELIIPCEANGDPAPNITWSKIGPIPRSQYFVLANGSLLLQPLSKDHHGGWECLASNRVATVSAGTVVMVLGTSPHGASSVSVSTEINQANVSWVPGFDGGYTQKFTVWVKQASRGKHEWASLPVPTSKNYLLVTNLLAATTYQFSVLPQNKLGSGPFSEIVTVRTQVVPTEAPTIVTTLLTLEPPIILSANRTRQGVLLQWSPPEIPSSPLTSYVLQARRNQGQWVILSSNISANESEVLVQGLLRDSSYDLRLMSRSNQVRSEPSDFVSISTAGMEMYPLSPSFLELVPAPLLAGVVAGVCFLFIAIVLSLVTACYMRNWREQRRRKRQQDVPSAFQKSPSSETRSPPRSPDSVLKLKLCPPIPFFPTSSSHYDRSSFDKGSRGEYQDQRKQLLANSSPPPHYTLFESHLGSQAPSPTSLESIHRGPDGRFIIQPLIESSSPTNKKNLKDILQSNGGASGSGSNRTSFRDSPKSSILSSDKGSPPTVDVLEISRSPSSPGRVRAIARNFSRHGCFYSDDEHGSENLLERASFYSDNSEKKTSDSMKRHRKPARTEDLFPILSRRTYILDSEADCPLTPGYRQMASHLTDDSTLITQLDSELESDNIQKCIQLAKEREEMERELQRYTSNHRNQDDGKESPKCSVSQSDEEPVWKLQDVTLRQKHKPSGHTSRVADYRRACYFGSTSSPTDRVPTSHIEWNISPVTAVTNLVPAKSHWATPSAVLQQLQHAHLCAEPTESLHSPVTQNTSLPVPSTEVTIENATVRCLATSPRAKSLSPHRDLDLSSKSMTEGLQETSVSGATSRSRNSYAYGTRNWNPASLSPLVYSKRSASPAFTVSSSYGAAKDPGPSSSPTSTYEHQVKANGKGDKHKGCNVRHSLGSEPEGVRARSRRSEKCLFSDSPSPMSTLTLVEEAESDRSQFSVPGMSGSFKTKPAASPPKMSSLQTSAILEYLSLPGFIEMSVDEPVEQAEATNTAGQCLDQKSVQTTVAKPDVVPKNWEVHVQEIDSNKMKGCFEQSLLPEKRRSRAQVEARENLHRVRFPDDIIPRSPAPEKTSKQLYNEKTQIRAETKPSESRLGSRPAHTLLSAAKGMVDIVSKHSPSFVDSTESLSEQPQRQGSPGNRTNNIALRINQAPVPFLKKSLSVGPCRTLSSMGPPQPFLKKSISFGSPRWEHFETPRPYISEKCYWDEFPNPDVRVKSYSLGRTPSSFLRPGPSWREYIPLRRPTMGSLERPRCAPRSSPSYFTPNMYPPRESPVPPMSEHCDPRRQATVFPDSSRWSPSYPDRLRTAQYKYFPMPASVPVPTHHPWPVPRPESMSQMDPRMGPPRSYLPRGISWPSPYSMPFPQREADSYRLVDRTIRRAGETEPREVREGGRASYASQSSGRGSAGLFRQSMSITPTLLSSPETTEESERHRAELDPPERRSKSRRNTSVDESYEWDSADACVDSEVLEALRFDQSQANFQTSRGRLVCDQPAGLQDQRHKGTSPPACPTVSDTPCSQYHQSLSEARFNALRQEYQEYRRAQESICPHEPYPAPGHDSDSDANSALL
- the igsf9b gene encoding uncharacterized protein igsf9b isoform X3, with amino-acid sequence MGLERRWLQAITTTLAIFLLSVSQSLSSVVRGREGGSAELGCSLASKSDGATSPNIFPLHVVEWVRLGYSVPILIKFGVYAPRVHPNYKGRVSLTRGASLLVERLTLEDEGWFECRILLLDSKTDNFQNGTWTFLSITAPPVFIKTPPTFVEVLLGDSLTLSCGAHGNPRPTVVWHKDESPIAKHEKIKVLNGTLSLTSATRNTSGVYKCHVSNSEGNLTHAMQLQVKGPPIIIISPEDTTLNMSQDAVLQCQADAYPSNLTYEWMKQGQNVYHIESLKSRVKILVDGTLLIPNLIPEDAGNYTCVPTNGILTPPSASAHLKVKHPARVVRMPRETYLPSGMEGVIVCPVQADPPVLYVNWTKDGNNLNLDNFPGWMVNSEGSVFIATANDNAVGMYSCTAYNSYGTMGQSEPTKVIVQDPPAFQVPPRPEYLQEVGRELIIPCEANGDPAPNITWSKIGPIPRSQYFVLANGSLLLQPLSKDHHGGWECLASNRVATVSAGTVVMVLGTSPHGASSVSVSTEINQANVSWVPGFDGGYTQKFTVWVKQASRGKHEWASLPVPTSKNYLLVTNLLAATTYQFSVLPQNKLGSGPFSEIVTVRTQVVPTEAPTIVTTLLTLEPPIILSANRTRQGVLLQWSPPEIPSSPLTSYVLQARRNQGQWVILSSNISANESEVLVQGLLRDSSYDLRLMSRSNQVRSEPSDFVSISTAGMEMYPLSPSFLELVPAPLLAGVVAGVCFLFIAIVLSLVTACYMRNWREQRRRKRQQDVPSAFQKSPSSETRSPPRSPDSVLKLKLCPPIPFFPTSSSHYDRSSFDKGSRGEYQDQRKQLLANSSPPPHYTLFESHLGSQAPSPTSLESIHRGPDGRFIIQPLIESSSPTNKKNLKDILQSNGGASGSGSNRTSFRDSPKSSILSSDKGSPPTVDVLEISRSPSSPGRVRAIARNFSRHGCFYSDDEHGSENLLERASFYSDNSEKKTSDSMKRHRKPARTEDLFPILSRRTYILDSEADCPLTPGYRQMASHLTDDSTLITQLDSELESDNIQKCIQLAKEREEMERELQRYTSNHRNQDDGKESPKCSVSQSDEEPVWKLQDVTLRQKHKPSGHTSRVADYRRACYFGSTSSPTDRVPTSHIEWNISPVTAVTNLVPAKSHWATPSAVLQQLQHAHLCAEPTESLHSPVTQNTSLPVPSTEVTIENATVRCLATSPRAKSLSPHRDLDLSSKSMTEGLQETSVSGATSRSRNSYAYGTRNWNPASLSPLVYSKRSASPAFTVSSSYGAAKDPGPSSSPTSTYEHQVKANGKGDKHKGCNVRHSLGSEPEGVRARSRRSEKCLFSDSPSPMSTLTLVEEAESDRSQFSVPGMSGSFKTKPAASPPKMSSLQTSAILEYLSLPGFIEMSVDEPVEQAEATNTAGQCLDQKSVQTTVAKPDVVPKNWEVHVQEIDSNKMKGCFEQSLLPEKRRSRAQVEARENLHRVRFPDDIIPRSPAPEKTSKQLYNEKTQIRAETKPSESRLGSRPAHTLLSAAKGMVDIVSKHSPSFVDSTESLSEQPQRQGSPGNRTNNIALRINQAPVPFLKKSLSVGPCRTLSSMGPPQPFLKKSISFGSPRWEHFETPRPYISEKCYWDEFPNPDVRVKSYSLGRTPSSFLRPGPSWREYIPLRRPTMGSLERPRCAPRSSPSYFTPNMYPPRESPVPPMSEHCDPRRQATVFPDSSRWSPSYPDRLRTAQYKYFPMPASVPVPTHHPWPVPRPESMSQMDPRMGPPRSYLPRGISWPSPYSMPFPQREADSYRLVDRTIRRAGETEPREVREGGRASYASQSSGRGSAGLFRQSMSITPTLLSSPETTEESERHRAELDPPERRSKRCW
- the igsf9b gene encoding protein turtle homolog A isoform X2; amino-acid sequence: MGLERRWLQAITTTLAIFLLSVSQSLSSVVRGREGGSAELGCSLASKSDGATSPNIFPLHVVEWVRLGYSVPILIKFGVYAPRVHPNYKGRVSLTRGASLLVERLTLEDEGWFECRILLLDSKTDNFQNGTWTFLSITAPPVFIKTPPTFVEVLLGDSLTLSCGAHGNPRPTVVWHKDESPIAKHEKIKVLNGTLSLTSATRNTSGVYKCHVSNSEGNLTHAMQLQVKGPPIIIISPEDTTLNMSQDAVLQCQADAYPSNLTYEWMKQGQNVYHIESLKSRVKILVDGTLLIPNLIPEDAGNYTCVPTNGILTPPSASAHLKVKHPARVVRMPRETYLPSGMEGVIVCPVQADPPVLYVNWTKDGNNLNLDNFPGWMVNSEGSVFIATANDNAVGMYSCTAYNSYGTMGQSEPTKVIVQDPPAFQVPPRPEYLQEVGRELIIPCEANGDPAPNITWSKIGPIPRSQYFVLANGSLLLQPLSKDHHGGWECLASNRVATVSAGTVVMVLGTSPHGASSVSVSTEINQANVSWVPGFDGGYTQKFTVWVKQASRGKHEWASLPVPTSKNYLLVTNLLAATTYQFSVLPQNKLGSGPFSEIVTVRTQVVPTEAPTIVTTLLTLEPPIILSANRTRQGVLLQWSPPEIPSSPLTSYVLQARRNQGQWVILSSNISANESEVLVQGLLRDSSYDLRLMSRSNQVRSEPSDFVSISTAGMEMYPLSPSFLELVPAPLLAGVVAGVCFLFIAIVLSLVTACYMRNWREQRRRKRQQDVPSAFQKSPSSETRSPPRSPDSVLKLKLCPPIPFFPTSSSHYDRSSFDKGSRGEYQDQRKQLLANSSPPPHYTLFESHLGSQAPSPTSLESIHRGPDGRFIIQPLIESSSPTNKKNLKDILQSNGGASGSGSNRTSFRDSPKSSILSSDKGSPPTVDVLEISRSPSSPGRVRAIARNFSRHGCFYSDDEHGSENLLERASFYSDNSEKKTSDSMKRHRKPARTEDLFPILSRRTYILDSEADCPLTPGYRQMASHLTDDSTLITQLDSELESDNIQKCIQLAKEREEMERELQRYTSNHRNQDDGKESPKCSVSQSDEEPVWKLQDVTLRQKHKPSGHTSRVADYRRACYFGSTSSPTDRVPTSHIEWNISPVTAVTNLVPAKSHWATPSAVLQQLQHAHLCAEPTESLHSPVTQNTSLPVPSTEVTIENATVRCLATSPRAKSLSPHRDLDLSSKSMTEGLQETSVSGATSRSRNSYAYGTRNWNPASLSPLVYSKRSASPAFTVSSSYGAAKDPGPSSSPTSTYEHQVKANGKGDKHKGCNVRHSLGSEPEGVRARSRRSEKCLFSDSPSPMSTLTLVEEAESDRSQFSVPGMSGSFKTKPAASPPKMSSLQTSAILEYLSLPGFIEMSVDEPVEQAEATNTAGQCLDQKSVQTTVAKPDVVPKNWEVHVQEIDSNKMKGCFEQSLLPEKRRSRAQVEARENLHRVRFPDDIIPRSPAPEKTSKQLYNEKTQIRAETKPSESRLGSRPAHTLLSAAKGMVDIVSKHSPSFVDSTESLSEQPQRQGSPGNRTNNIALRINQAPVPFLKKSLSVGPCRTLSSMGPPQPFLKKSISFGSPRWEHFETPRPYISEKCYWDEFPNPDVRVKSYSLGRTPSSFLRPGPSWREYIPLRRPTMGSLERPRCAPRSSPSYFTPNMYPPRESPVPPMSEHCDPRRQATVFPDSSRWSPSYPDRLRTAQYKYFPMPASVPVPTHHPWPVPRPESMSQMDPRMGPPRSYLPRGISWPSPYSMPFPQREADSYRLVDRTIRRAGETEPREVREGGRASYASQSSGRGSAGLFRQSMSITPTLLSSPETTEESERHRAELDPPERRSKSRRNTSVDESYEWDSADACVDSEVLEALRFDQSQANFQTSRGRLVCDQPAGLQDQRHKGAGEKESKKQTTAS
- the igsf9b gene encoding protein turtle homolog A isoform X1, with the protein product MGLERRWLQAITTTLAIFLLSVSQSLSSVVRGREGGSAELGCSLASKSDGATSPNIFPLHVVEWVRLGYSVPILIKFGVYAPRVHPNYKGRVSLTRGASLLVERLTLEDEGWFECRILLLDSKTDNFQNGTWTFLSITAPPVFIKTPPTFVEVLLGDSLTLSCGAHGNPRPTVVWHKDESPIAKHEKIKVLNGTLSLTSATRNTSGVYKCHVSNSEGNLTHAMQLQVKGPPIIIISPEDTTLNMSQDAVLQCQADAYPSNLTYEWMKQGQNVYHIESLKSRVKILVDGTLLIPNLIPEDAGNYTCVPTNGILTPPSASAHLKVKHPARVVRMPRETYLPSGMEGVIVCPVQADPPVLYVNWTKDGNNLNLDNFPGWMVNSEGSVFIATANDNAVGMYSCTAYNSYGTMGQSEPTKVIVQDPPAFQVPPRPEYLQEVGRELIIPCEANGDPAPNITWSKIGPIPRSQYFVLANGSLLLQPLSKDHHGGWECLASNRVATVSAGTVVMVLGTSPHGASSVSVSTEINQANVSWVPGFDGGYTQKFTVWVKQASRGKHEWASLPVPTSKNYLLVTNLLAATTYQFSVLPQNKLGSGPFSEIVTVRTQVVPTEAPTIVTTLLTLEPPIILSANRTRQGVLLQWSPPEIPSSPLTSYVLQARRNQGQWVILSSNISANESEVLVQGLLRDSSYDLRLMSRSNQVRSEPSDFVSISTAGMEMYPLSPSFLELVPAPLLAGVVAGVCFLFIAIVLSLVTACYMRNWREQRRRKRQQDVPSAFQKSPSSETRSPPRSPDSVLKLKLCPPIPFFPTSSSHYDRSSFDKGSRGEYQDQRKQLLANSSPPPHYTLFESHLGSQAPSPTSLESIHRGPDGRFIIQPLIESSSPTNKKNLKDILQSNGGASGSGSNRTSFRDSPKSSILSSDKGSPPTVDVLEISRSPSSPGRVRAIARNFSRHGCFYSDDEHGSENLLERASFYSDNSEKKTSDSMKRHRKPARTEDLFPILSRRTYILDSEADCPLTPGYRQMASHLTDDSTLITQLDSELESDNIQKCIQLAKEREEMERELQRYTSNHRNQDDGKESPKCSVSQSDEEPVWKLQDVTLRQKHKPSGHTSRVADYRRACYFGSTSSPTDRVPTSHIEWNISPVTAVTNLVPAKSHWATPSAVLQQLQHAHLCAEPTESLHSPVTQNTSLPVPSTEVTIENATVRCLATSPRAKSLSPHRDLDLSSKSMTEGLQETSVSGATSRSRNSYAYGTRNWNPASLSPLVYSKRSASPAFTVSSSYGAAKDPGPSSSPTSTYEHQVKANGKGDKHKGCNVRHSLGSEPEGVRARSRRSEKCLFSDSPSPMSTLTLVEEAESDRSQFSVPGMSGSFKTKPAASPPKMSSLQTSAILEYLSLPGFIEMSVDEPVEQAEATNTAGQCLDQKSVQTTVAKPDVVPKNWEVHVQEIDSNKMKGCFEQSLLPEKRRSRAQVEARENLHRVRFPDDIIPRSPAPEKTSKQLYNEKTQIRAETKPSESRLGSRPAHTLLSAAKGMVDIVSKHSPSFVDSTESLSEQPQRQGSPGNRTNNIALRINQAPVPFLKKSLSVGPCRTLSSMGPPQPFLKKSISFGSPRWEHFETPRPYISEKCYWDEFPNPDVRVKSYSLGRTPSSFLRPGPSWREYIPLRRPTMGSLERPRCAPRSSPSYFTPNMYPPRESPVPPMSEHCDPRRQATVFPDSSRWSPSYPDRLRTAQYKYFPMPASVPVPTHHPWPVPRPESMSQMDPRMGPPRSYLPRGISWPSPYSMPFPQREADSYRLVDRTIRRAGETEPREVREGGRASYASQSSGRGSAGLFRQSMSITPTLLSSPETTEESERHRAELDPPERRSKSRRNTSVDESYEWDSADACVDSEVLEALRFDQSQANFQTSRGRLVCDQPAGLQDQRHKGTSPPACPTVSDTPCSQYHQSLSEARFNALRQEYQEYRRAQESICPHEPYPAPGHDSDSDANSALL